TGTAAGTCTTGTAATCTATCGTATTTTTCTTTTGCATCATGATCCGCAGCAGGTATTGATTGTGTATCATCATGATCGGGTACAACATTTTTTTTACTAATCTTGTTCTTTAAAAATCTAGTGAAAGTAGAGCAAACATCAATTACTAAAGCCCATTTTACCTTGAAGTATTCAATAATTTTTAAATAGTTATTATGTATTGTTAAGATGTAAACGGAAGGGGCGATCCTTCCATGCCGTCTTACCTTTATTTGTTGGCATACTCCTAAATCTTGCAACCAATTAAACACATAATTTATAAGAGGCTTTGAAATGCCGGATTTTTTGCTAATATGATCTTGTTTAACTTGGCTATATCCTTCTTGTACTAGGTACGATAAAACTGTTTCTAAAGCTTCATATTTACGTTTTGTGAGGTAATCCTTTGTAGTAACACCTTCATGTTCAAAGACAATATTATCAATATAAGTAGTGACTTTCTTGATTGATTGATTAATAGCCCCTGGTGTTTTGGATAAGTGTTTAATTCGAGGACTTAATTCAGCTTTTGCTCGACTAAGCAAAAAGTTATGCAATAACACGAAAAAACCTCCTGATTTTTTCCACCACCAATAAATAGAAAAATGCTGGGAAAATAGAGGTTTTTATTCACATTATATATATTAAGTGCTATAATGGTTGTAGATAATATATATTTTAATATGGATAAAACCCCTACTTTCTTAGGATTTTTAATTGATTCAGCGGCCAAACTGAAAGATCAATTAAAAATGGCTTGTGGTAGGGTTTTTTTATTTGTAATAATTTATAATAATTTAAACGAAAAATTTAATTATGCATTAATTTTATAACTATTAAGATAGAATTTCAATCTAATAATTAGTATTTTTTACTTAAACAGTTTGTATATTGAATAATTCAATTAAATTATCACATATAATATACAAACTTTAGGTCTCTAATATTTAGAGACCTTTTTTTGGATTTCATGTTGAAGATAATTGGTGAAATTAACGAAGTCTAGATGTAATTGATCGTATTTGTATCCAAAAAACCTAAGATATTCAGTAAGCTCTTTTTCTAATCGTTCTTGTTTTTCAAGAGGTAATATACGAATTTCTTGATGTAACTCTTTTACTTTTATATATATATCTTGTTTCTTTTCATGTTCGCTTATTGTTAAATATAGTTCTACATTATTAATTATATCTTGTTTATGCTCAATTTTTTCTGTAGGTGATTCATTATTTAGAGTAGTTGTCTCGCTAATTCCTATTAGATAATCAGCGCTGACATCAAAAATTTGTGCTATTGCAGCTAGTATATTGTAGGGTGGTTCTGATCCTTTTTTTTCCCAATTCGATACGGATGCTGAACTAAAAGAAGATCCTACAACTTCACTTATCTTTTCCCCTAATTCTTTCATTGTCCAACTTCGTTCTTGGCGTAATTTCCGTAAACGTTCGCTAAAAATATTCATATTTTTAGTCCTTTCATATAAAATCTCAGCCTAATTGTGTAAATAGTACTTAAATACGTAGAATTAACATATTATTCTGAGTGTATTTCGGTATATAAAACTAATTATTTTTTAGTTTCAGTAAATTTTACTTGTTTTTCACTTTAAAAGTGATGTATACTTATTTTATACTAATTGAGAGGAGGTAATTAATAATTATGTTGTTGAATGAACGACGATCAAAAGATTTCTCTTTAACACAACTCGGTCAAAAAATTAATATTAAACCTCAAGTTCTTCATGCGATTGAGAAAGGAAAAACAAGTGTTAATTCTGAACGAGCAGAAAAAATTGCTAAGTTTTTTAATAAACCGGTGGAATACTTTTTTATACCGACGTATTACAAGGTTCGAGAATAATTTAAAAAGAGTCACTTTGTTT
This sequence is a window from Bacillus clarus. Protein-coding genes within it:
- a CDS encoding helix-turn-helix domain-containing protein, which gives rise to MLLNERRSKDFSLTQLGQKINIKPQVLHAIEKGKTSVNSERAEKIAKFFNKPVEYFFIPTYYKVRE
- a CDS encoding helix-turn-helix domain-containing protein — encoded protein: MNIFSERLRKLRQERSWTMKELGEKISEVVGSSFSSASVSNWEKKGSEPPYNILAAIAQIFDVSADYLIGISETTTLNNESPTEKIEHKQDIINNVELYLTISEHEKKQDIYIKVKELHQEIRILPLEKQERLEKELTEYLRFFGYKYDQLHLDFVNFTNYLQHEIQKKVSKY